In one window of Streptomyces sp. NBC_01224 DNA:
- a CDS encoding rhomboid-like protein: MVREEGLSAPLLDAIPRQRRTEEPAAAADRKARRWLRLLPTPIGTPFTFGYLLVLVATSLFMEYADPDTVSAVLRESSTDVAHLGETPLLVLAASALWVVGGLTSPYVLGFALVLTALERRIGGWRTAGVFLLGHVVATLATEIPVGLSVVAGHLPESSLHRLDYGISFGLMASVGALAGLLTPWPRVLVLGGVGAMLLRDLFDLADPLADWGHPLALLLGVACWPLLRRAGAVTEVVVRGVGPSRRASRDIRLPARAPDRR; encoded by the coding sequence GTGGTTCGCGAAGAAGGGCTCTCGGCGCCGCTGCTCGACGCCATACCGCGTCAGCGCCGTACGGAAGAGCCCGCCGCTGCTGCGGACCGCAAGGCCCGCCGGTGGCTGCGGCTGCTGCCGACGCCCATCGGTACCCCGTTCACCTTCGGGTATCTGCTGGTGCTCGTCGCCACGTCCCTCTTCATGGAGTACGCCGATCCGGACACCGTCTCCGCCGTGCTGCGCGAATCGAGCACGGATGTCGCGCATCTCGGCGAGACCCCGCTCCTCGTCCTGGCCGCAAGTGCCCTGTGGGTCGTCGGCGGGCTCACCTCCCCGTACGTCCTCGGCTTCGCCCTCGTGCTGACCGCGCTGGAACGCCGCATCGGGGGATGGCGCACCGCCGGTGTGTTCCTGCTCGGTCACGTCGTGGCGACGCTCGCCACGGAGATCCCGGTCGGGCTGTCCGTGGTGGCCGGTCACCTGCCGGAGTCCTCGCTGCACCGGCTCGACTACGGCATCAGCTTCGGGCTGATGGCGAGCGTGGGTGCGCTCGCCGGGCTGCTCACGCCGTGGCCCCGGGTGCTGGTGCTCGGCGGGGTCGGTGCGATGCTGCTGCGCGATCTGTTCGACCTCGCCGACCCTCTCGCCGACTGGGGTCACCCGCTGGCGCTGCTGCTGGGCGTGGCCTGCTGGCCGCTGCTGCGCCGGGCCGGTGCGGTCACAGAAGTGGTGGTCAGGGGCGTGGGGCCTTCTCGCCGTGCATCGCGAGATATTCGGCTGCCAGCCAGGGCGCCAGATCGTCGATGA
- the lon gene encoding endopeptidase La, which produces MATESDAVTPLALPVLPLDDEVVLPGMVVPLDLSDTDVRAAVEAAQAAAREGGGKPEVLLVPRIDGTYTGTGVIGTVEQVGRLSDGDPGALIRGRGRVRIGAGTSGPGAALWVEGTRVDAVVPDPLPGAAAELVKEYKALATSWLKKRGAWQVVDRVQQIEDISALADNSGYSPFLTTAQKVQLLETVDAVARLKLAIKWLGEHLAEQDVAESIAKDVQEGVDKQQREFLLRRQLEAVRKELSELNGDPEGESDDYRARVEAADLPEHVREAALKEVDKLERSSDQSPEGSWIRTWLDTVLELPWTERTEDAYDIRGAQEILDAEHAGLQDVKERITEYLAVRKRRSERGLGVVGGRRGGAVLALVGPPGVGKTSLGESVAHAMGRKFVRVALGGVRDEAEIRGHRRTYVGALPGRIVRAIKEAGSMNPVVLLDEIDKVGSDFRGDPAAALLEVLDPAQNHTFRDHYLEVELDLSDVVFLATANVLEAIPEALLDRMELVRLDGYTEDEKVVIARDHLLPRQLERAGLQTDEVTLDESALRKLAGEYTREAGVRNLERAVARLLRKVAAQHELGDRELPFTVTEADLRGLIGRPHHVPESAQDPAERRTAVPGVATGLAVTGAGGDVLFVEASLADPETGASGLTLTGQLGDVMKESAQIALSFLRSHGAELELPVADLKDRGVHIHFPAGAVPKDGPSAGITMTTALASLLSGRLVRTDVAMTGEVSLTGRVLPIGGLKQKLLAAHRAGITTVVIPKRNEADLDDVPAEVLDTLEVHPVTDVRQVLEIALAPASAARPEERIPAAA; this is translated from the coding sequence ATGGCTACCGAGTCCGATGCGGTCACTCCGCTCGCCCTGCCCGTGCTGCCGCTCGACGACGAGGTCGTGCTGCCCGGGATGGTGGTGCCTCTGGACCTGTCCGACACCGATGTACGTGCCGCTGTGGAAGCCGCACAGGCCGCAGCCCGTGAGGGCGGCGGCAAGCCCGAGGTGCTTCTTGTGCCGCGGATCGACGGGACGTACACCGGCACCGGTGTCATCGGCACCGTCGAACAGGTCGGACGGCTTTCGGACGGGGATCCGGGCGCGCTCATCCGCGGCCGTGGCCGGGTACGGATCGGGGCCGGGACCAGCGGACCGGGTGCCGCGCTGTGGGTGGAGGGGACACGGGTCGACGCGGTCGTCCCCGATCCGCTCCCCGGAGCCGCCGCCGAGCTGGTCAAGGAGTACAAGGCGCTCGCCACCAGCTGGCTGAAGAAGCGCGGTGCCTGGCAGGTCGTGGACCGGGTCCAGCAGATCGAGGACATCTCCGCGCTCGCCGACAATTCCGGTTACTCCCCCTTCCTCACCACTGCCCAGAAGGTGCAGCTCCTGGAGACCGTGGACGCGGTGGCCCGGCTGAAGCTCGCCATCAAGTGGCTCGGTGAACACCTCGCCGAGCAGGACGTCGCCGAGTCCATCGCCAAGGACGTCCAGGAGGGCGTCGACAAGCAGCAGCGCGAATTCCTGCTGCGGCGCCAGCTCGAAGCCGTGCGCAAGGAGCTGTCCGAGCTCAACGGTGACCCGGAGGGCGAGTCCGACGACTACCGGGCCCGCGTCGAGGCCGCCGATCTTCCCGAGCACGTCCGTGAGGCCGCGCTCAAGGAGGTCGACAAGCTGGAGCGTTCCTCCGACCAGAGCCCCGAGGGCTCCTGGATCAGGACCTGGCTCGACACCGTCCTCGAACTGCCGTGGACCGAGCGGACCGAGGACGCCTACGACATCCGCGGCGCCCAGGAGATCCTCGACGCCGAGCACGCGGGCCTGCAGGACGTGAAGGAGCGGATCACCGAGTACCTGGCGGTACGCAAGCGGCGTTCCGAGCGCGGCCTCGGCGTCGTCGGCGGGCGGCGCGGCGGTGCCGTGCTGGCGCTGGTGGGTCCGCCGGGCGTGGGCAAGACCTCGCTCGGTGAATCCGTCGCGCACGCCATGGGACGCAAGTTCGTCCGCGTCGCGCTCGGCGGTGTGCGGGACGAGGCGGAGATCCGCGGCCACCGGCGTACCTACGTCGGTGCCCTGCCGGGACGTATCGTCCGGGCCATCAAGGAGGCCGGTTCGATGAACCCGGTCGTCCTGCTCGATGAGATCGACAAGGTCGGCTCCGACTTCCGGGGCGACCCGGCCGCCGCCCTCCTCGAAGTCCTCGACCCGGCGCAGAACCACACCTTCCGCGACCACTACCTGGAGGTCGAACTCGACCTCAGCGATGTCGTCTTCCTGGCGACGGCCAACGTGCTCGAAGCCATCCCGGAGGCCCTGCTCGACCGTATGGAGCTGGTCAGGCTCGACGGCTACACCGAGGACGAGAAGGTCGTCATCGCCCGCGACCACCTGCTCCCGCGCCAGCTGGAGCGGGCCGGTCTGCAGACGGACGAGGTGACGCTCGACGAGTCCGCGCTGCGCAAGCTGGCCGGCGAGTACACCCGTGAAGCGGGCGTACGAAACCTGGAGCGGGCCGTCGCCCGGCTGCTCCGCAAGGTCGCGGCCCAGCACGAACTGGGTGACCGGGAACTCCCGTTCACGGTCACCGAAGCGGATCTGCGCGGTCTGATCGGCCGACCGCACCACGTCCCCGAGTCCGCCCAGGACCCGGCCGAGCGCCGCACCGCGGTGCCGGGCGTGGCCACCGGACTCGCGGTGACCGGTGCCGGTGGTGACGTGCTGTTCGTGGAGGCGTCGCTGGCCGACCCGGAGACCGGGGCGTCCGGACTGACCCTCACCGGTCAGCTCGGCGACGTCATGAAGGAGTCCGCGCAGATCGCGCTGAGCTTCCTGCGGTCGCACGGCGCGGAGCTGGAGCTGCCGGTCGCGGATCTGAAGGACCGCGGCGTGCACATCCACTTCCCGGCGGGCGCGGTCCCGAAGGACGGCCCGAGCGCCGGCATCACCATGACGACCGCGCTGGCCTCGCTGCTCTCCGGACGGCTGGTCCGTACGGATGTGGCGATGACCGGCGAGGTCTCGCTCACCGGACGGGTGCTGCCGATCGGCGGCCTGAAGCAGAAGCTGCTGGCCGCGCACCGCGCCGGGATCACCACCGTGGTGATCCCGAAGCGGAACGAGGCCGACCTGGACGATGTCCCGGCCGAGGTCCTGGACACCCTGGAGGTCCATCCGGTGACGGACGTCCGCCAGGTGCTGGAGATCGCCCTCGCCCCGGCCTCCGCGGCCAGGCCCGAGGAGAGGATCCCGGCCGCGGCGTAG
- a CDS encoding MarR family winged helix-turn-helix transcriptional regulator: protein MRGVDVHGSESGSEPGASGESGVDHAFLALERELAVFLRRARANSGEMAREVHPELEAAAYGLLVRLESAGQQRATDLAAYFGVGKATMSRQLRALEALGLVVREPDPADGRASLVHLTAEGLARYRSVRDARRDRYVRKLADWDRTEVAELARLLHHLNSRAED from the coding sequence ATGAGGGGTGTTGACGTGCACGGGAGCGAAAGCGGTAGTGAACCCGGCGCGAGCGGAGAAAGTGGTGTGGACCACGCATTCCTTGCCCTGGAGCGGGAGTTGGCCGTCTTTCTGCGCCGGGCGCGGGCCAACTCCGGGGAAATGGCGCGCGAGGTCCACCCGGAACTGGAGGCCGCCGCATACGGACTTCTCGTACGGCTGGAGTCGGCCGGGCAGCAGCGGGCCACCGATCTCGCGGCCTACTTCGGGGTCGGCAAGGCGACCATGAGCCGTCAACTGCGTGCCCTGGAGGCCCTCGGGCTGGTGGTGCGCGAGCCCGATCCGGCCGACGGCCGGGCCTCCCTCGTCCACCTCACCGCCGAGGGTCTGGCCCGCTACCGCAGCGTCCGCGACGCCCGACGCGACCGCTATGTGCGCAAGCTCGCCGACTGGGACCGGACCGAGGTGGCCGAACTGGCCCGGCTGCTGCACCACTTGAACTCCCGGGCCGAGGACTGA
- a CDS encoding polysaccharide deacetylase family protein produces MKTKSIGTGLAAALVTALTLTLSGCSMQTTAPASARGDAGSDAKGSFGPVDCRKAKCIALTFDAGPGEDTPHLLDILKEKKVHATFFLLGKNHVKKHPDTVQRLAAEGHEVANHTWSHEILTDKKPAEIRDELEKTQDAIAEITGRKPRLMRPPQGRTDDTVSDISKDLGLSQILWSATAKDYSTTDSTLIKKRILDQAGRDGIILLHDIYKGTVPAVPGIIDALKKQGYTFVTVPQLMAPAEPVPGTIYRP; encoded by the coding sequence ATGAAGACGAAGTCGATCGGTACGGGGTTGGCCGCCGCCCTTGTGACGGCACTCACCCTGACGCTGAGCGGCTGCTCCATGCAGACCACCGCGCCGGCCTCCGCGCGCGGCGACGCGGGCTCCGACGCCAAGGGCTCCTTCGGCCCGGTGGACTGCCGCAAGGCGAAGTGCATAGCCCTGACCTTCGACGCGGGACCGGGCGAGGACACCCCGCATCTGCTGGACATCCTCAAGGAGAAGAAGGTGCACGCGACCTTCTTCCTGCTGGGCAAGAACCACGTCAAGAAGCACCCCGACACCGTGCAAAGGCTCGCCGCCGAGGGGCACGAGGTGGCCAACCACACCTGGTCCCACGAGATCCTGACGGACAAGAAGCCCGCCGAGATACGCGACGAGCTGGAGAAGACGCAGGACGCGATAGCGGAGATCACCGGCAGGAAGCCGCGCCTGATGCGCCCGCCGCAGGGCCGTACCGACGACACCGTCTCGGACATCAGCAAGGACCTGGGGCTCTCCCAGATCCTGTGGAGCGCGACCGCCAAGGACTACTCCACGACCGACTCGACCCTGATCAAGAAGCGCATCCTGGACCAGGCCGGCCGGGACGGCATCATCCTGCTGCACGACATCTACAAGGGGACGGTGCCCGCCGTGCCGGGCATCATCGACGCGCTGAAGAAGCAGGGCTACACCTTCGTCACCGTCCCGCAGCTGATGGCGCCGGCCGAGCCGGTCCCGGGGACCATCTACCGCCCCTGA
- a CDS encoding protein phosphatase 2C domain-containing protein, which yields MRIELATVAGSAERPNEDWAATALPASGQGGTLILLDGVTPPQGDDGCVHSVPWFTARLGGSLVELSGSRRDLTLQEILAESIRHTADTHRSSCDLSHVRTPQATVVMARWDEREIEHLVLSDSVLLFEAPDGSVHPLLDDRLDRLPPGSLADEAITDAQVRNKEGGFFTAAADPSVAARAVTGRTPLGQVRALAAMTDGAARWTEMFRAGDWADCLGVLHKEGTQGLIDRVRALEDADTERTYLRRSKTHDDATTVYAVL from the coding sequence ATGCGAATCGAACTCGCCACCGTCGCCGGCAGCGCTGAACGACCGAACGAGGACTGGGCCGCCACCGCCCTGCCCGCCTCCGGCCAGGGTGGGACGCTGATCCTGCTCGACGGAGTCACTCCGCCGCAGGGTGACGACGGTTGTGTGCACTCGGTCCCCTGGTTCACCGCACGGCTGGGCGGCTCACTGGTCGAACTGTCCGGTTCGCGACGGGATCTGACCCTCCAGGAGATCCTGGCCGAGTCCATCCGGCACACCGCCGATACACATCGCTCCTCGTGTGACCTTTCTCACGTAAGGACGCCGCAGGCGACGGTCGTCATGGCGCGCTGGGACGAACGCGAGATCGAGCACCTGGTGCTGTCCGATTCCGTACTGCTGTTCGAGGCGCCCGACGGAAGCGTGCACCCCCTCCTCGACGACCGGCTGGACCGCCTGCCGCCGGGCTCGCTGGCCGACGAAGCAATCACCGACGCGCAGGTACGCAACAAGGAGGGCGGCTTCTTCACCGCCGCCGCCGACCCCTCCGTGGCGGCCCGCGCGGTCACCGGGCGCACCCCGCTCGGCCAGGTGCGGGCGCTGGCCGCGATGACCGACGGGGCGGCCCGCTGGACCGAGATGTTCCGCGCGGGCGACTGGGCGGACTGCCTCGGAGTGCTCCACAAGGAAGGCACACAGGGGCTGATCGACCGCGTCAGGGCGCTGGAGGACGCGGACACGGAGCGCACGTATCTACGCCGCAGCAAGACCCACGACGACGCGACGACGGTCTACGCGGTGCTGTGA
- a CDS encoding lysozyme — protein MPVLRSRSGTSRRSRFAATGTLLAALSLLLTLPGAASAAGTHDTAAAAKKPARGTATMGMGVVAHDGQGGLPRDTRAAQTEGVDVASYQGNVDWATLWNSGVKWAYTKATEGTYYTNPYFAQQYNGSYNIGMIRGSYHFATPDTTSGAVQANYFVDHGGGWSKDGRTLPGVLDIEWNPYGAQCYGKTQAGMVSWIRDFVNTYKARTGRDAVIYTATSWWQTCTGNNASFGATNPLWVARYNTTVGELPAGWSYYTIWQYTSSGPYVGDHNHFNGALDRVQALANG, from the coding sequence ATGCCGGTGCTCAGATCCAGATCCGGAACATCCCGCCGCTCGCGCTTCGCCGCGACCGGCACCCTGCTCGCAGCCCTCTCCCTCCTCCTCACCCTGCCCGGCGCGGCGAGCGCCGCGGGCACCCACGACACCGCCGCCGCGGCCAAGAAGCCCGCACGGGGCACGGCCACGATGGGCATGGGTGTCGTCGCCCACGACGGCCAGGGCGGACTGCCGCGCGATACCCGCGCCGCCCAGACCGAAGGTGTGGACGTCGCCAGCTACCAGGGCAACGTCGACTGGGCGACTCTCTGGAACAGCGGCGTGAAGTGGGCCTACACCAAGGCCACCGAGGGCACGTACTACACGAACCCGTACTTCGCCCAGCAGTACAACGGCTCGTACAACATCGGCATGATCCGGGGCTCGTACCACTTCGCCACCCCGGACACCACGAGCGGCGCCGTCCAGGCCAACTACTTCGTGGACCACGGGGGCGGCTGGTCGAAGGACGGCAGGACCCTGCCCGGTGTGCTCGACATCGAGTGGAACCCGTACGGCGCGCAGTGCTACGGCAAGACCCAGGCAGGCATGGTGTCCTGGATCCGTGACTTCGTGAACACCTACAAGGCGCGCACCGGACGCGACGCGGTCATCTACACCGCGACCAGCTGGTGGCAGACCTGCACCGGGAACAATGCGAGCTTCGGCGCCACCAACCCGCTATGGGTGGCCCGCTACAACACCACGGTCGGCGAACTCCCGGCCGGCTGGAGCTACTACACGATCTGGCAGTACACCTCGTCCGGCCCCTACGTCGGCGACCACAACCACTTCAACGGCGCCCTCGACCGCGTACAGGCCCTCGCCAACGGCTGA